A genomic region of Prionailurus bengalensis isolate Pbe53 chromosome D1, Fcat_Pben_1.1_paternal_pri, whole genome shotgun sequence contains the following coding sequences:
- the LOC122482849 gene encoding secretoglobin family 1D member-like — protein MRLFLSVLLVTLALCCYEANALPCPAFVEDISGFLGKPTIVFKASLAKYGAPPENVQAVLDVKSCTDNISDSRRQALKNILG, from the exons atGAGGCTGTTCCTGAGTGTCCTGCTGGTCACTCTGGCTCTTTGCTGCTATGAGG CCAATGCGTTGCCCTGTCCAGCCTTTGTTGAAGATATCTCAGGCTTTCTCGGGAAACCTACAATAGTCTTCAAGGCATCACTTGCAAAATATGGAGCACCTCCAGAAAACGTTCAGGCCGTTTTGGATGTGAAGAGCTGCACAGATAACATCTCCGATTCCAGAAGAcaggcacttaaaaatattttg